A window of Pedococcus aerophilus contains these coding sequences:
- a CDS encoding CoA transferase yields MAALDGLKVVDLTRYLSGPTLTMLLADLGADVVKVETLPTGDPARQSGPFHEEESVYYLASNRNKRSLAVDLRQAEGRELLLRLIDDADVFVQNYRPGTANAMGLGADELRARNPRLIYVNISGFGTRPPGDALPGFDQTAQAMSGLMSVTGTEDTGALRVGIAVSDSSTGVFAAVGVLAALHERDRTGQGAVVEASLMESTLTLMSYQAQKYLSLGIVPGRDGNDHPIMFPQGTFKTGEGSITLASGNEKMWRRLCAALGLDHLAEDPRYLDNAARMVNRGELRQSIEDVLAHQSAEEWIPQINAAGVPCGPVLDLEQALNHPITRALDMVETVEHRELGPMKVLGQAVKVEGSEKGWLRRPAPMFGEHSIEVARESGVGEAEIHSLLATGVIADLQHVPHDPESTIDAAQ; encoded by the coding sequence ATGGCAGCGCTTGACGGACTCAAGGTCGTCGACCTCACCCGATACCTCTCAGGACCGACGCTCACGATGCTCCTCGCCGACCTCGGTGCCGACGTGGTGAAGGTCGAGACCCTTCCCACCGGTGATCCGGCCCGGCAGTCCGGTCCGTTCCACGAGGAGGAGAGCGTCTACTACCTCGCATCGAACCGGAACAAGCGCTCCCTCGCCGTCGACCTGCGCCAAGCCGAGGGGCGCGAGCTGCTCCTGCGGCTCATCGACGACGCGGACGTGTTCGTCCAGAACTACCGTCCCGGCACCGCCAACGCCATGGGGCTCGGGGCGGACGAGCTGCGGGCGCGCAACCCCCGGCTAATCTACGTCAACATCAGCGGCTTCGGCACGCGACCGCCCGGGGACGCCCTGCCGGGCTTCGACCAGACCGCCCAGGCAATGTCGGGGCTGATGAGTGTGACGGGCACCGAGGACACCGGAGCGCTCCGCGTGGGGATCGCCGTCAGCGACTCCTCGACCGGGGTCTTCGCCGCGGTCGGCGTGCTGGCCGCCCTGCACGAGCGCGACCGCACCGGCCAGGGAGCGGTCGTGGAGGCCTCGCTCATGGAGTCCACCCTGACCCTGATGTCGTACCAGGCCCAGAAGTACCTCAGCCTCGGGATCGTCCCCGGCCGTGACGGCAACGACCACCCGATCATGTTTCCCCAGGGCACGTTCAAGACCGGCGAGGGCTCGATCACCCTGGCGTCGGGGAACGAGAAGATGTGGCGCCGCCTGTGCGCCGCCCTCGGGCTCGACCACCTGGCCGAGGACCCTCGCTACCTCGACAACGCGGCCCGGATGGTCAACCGCGGGGAGCTGCGGCAGTCCATCGAGGACGTGCTGGCGCACCAGTCGGCCGAGGAGTGGATCCCGCAGATCAACGCGGCTGGTGTCCCGTGCGGCCCGGTGCTCGACCTGGAGCAGGCCCTGAACCACCCCATCACCCGGGCCCTGGACATGGTGGAGACCGTCGAGCACCGCGAGCTCGGCCCGATGAAGGTGCTTGGCCAGGCCGTCAAGGTCGAGGGCAGCGAGAAGGGCTGGCTGCGTCGCCCCGCACCGATGTTCGGGGAGCACTCGATCGAGGTGGCGAGGGAGTCGGGCGTTGGGGAGGCCGAGATCCACAGTCTCCTCGCGACCGGAGTGATCGCCGACCTGCAGCACGTGCCGCACGACCCGGAGTCGACCATCGATGCAGCACAATGA
- a CDS encoding enoyl-CoA hydratase/isomerase family protein, with product MATMTELAELVAILQAQAPDETVQDMIGLELAGLGKNRLVGVVTLSRPAQHNALTLAGWKRLGEVFTELADHTALRAVVVRGAGTKAFSAGADISEFPAQRLTPLDADSYNAAIASALRAAQALPVPVIAMVDGLAVGGGCELAAACDIRIATTRSRFGIPIGRLGVTLGLTETRAVGGALGRANLMYLVATGKLIDADQASSWGFVQQVVAPEALLSEVSALVANIAASSEVTIRSTKVTTLLGPDPTVTDDNATLRAFHEQAYGGADLKEGVAAFLAGRSPEFTTERTSGHGSA from the coding sequence ATGGCCACGATGACCGAGCTCGCCGAGCTGGTCGCGATCCTACAGGCGCAGGCGCCGGACGAGACCGTCCAGGACATGATCGGGCTCGAGCTGGCCGGCCTCGGCAAGAACCGCCTGGTCGGCGTGGTCACCCTGAGCCGACCGGCGCAGCACAACGCCCTGACCCTCGCCGGGTGGAAGCGGCTCGGGGAGGTCTTCACCGAACTTGCCGACCACACGGCCCTGCGGGCGGTCGTCGTCCGTGGTGCCGGGACCAAGGCCTTCAGTGCTGGCGCAGACATCAGCGAGTTCCCGGCTCAACGGCTGACCCCGCTGGACGCCGACTCCTACAACGCCGCCATCGCCTCCGCGCTGCGCGCCGCCCAGGCACTTCCGGTGCCGGTCATCGCGATGGTCGACGGCCTTGCCGTCGGCGGCGGGTGTGAGCTGGCAGCAGCCTGCGACATCCGGATCGCCACCACCCGCTCCCGGTTCGGCATCCCGATCGGCCGACTCGGCGTCACCCTCGGGCTGACCGAGACCCGCGCAGTCGGGGGAGCCCTCGGCCGGGCGAACCTCATGTACCTCGTGGCCACAGGCAAGCTCATCGACGCGGATCAAGCGTCCTCGTGGGGGTTCGTCCAGCAGGTCGTCGCCCCCGAGGCCCTGCTCTCCGAGGTGAGCGCATTGGTCGCCAACATCGCGGCCAGCTCCGAGGTCACCATCCGTTCCACCAAGGTCACGACCCTCCTGGGACCGGACCCGACCGTCACCGACGACAACGCCACCCTGCGCGCGTTCCACGAGCAGGCCTACGGCGGCGCGGACCTGAAGGAAGGCGTCGCAGCCTTCCTCGCGGGCCGCTCGCCGGAGTTCACCACCGAAAGGACCTCTGGTCATGGCAGCGCTTGA
- a CDS encoding ABC transporter permease, protein MSAPDDTKDSTATKDVKNSRSSKANRLDLVQRVALPFAWLLLIVGFGIANPSVFLTAATFQTMLGSQAVLLVLTLALIVPLTAGDYDLSVAGVLTLSAMMVAILNVQHGWPIWAAVLAALAMALVVGLVNGLIMVYFGIESLIVTLGMGTLLTGITLWASDSATISGISQGLVEYVIVKRFAGISLAFFYAIALCAVLWWVLEYTSIGRRLLFVGRGRSVSKLSGVRVGRVRVGALMGSSVLAALAGVLYAGTSGGADPSSGSSLLLPAFAAAFLGATSIMPGRFNPWGTAIAVYFLVTGITGLQLMGVQSYVQQLFYGGALLVAVALSQLARGRVPLDNG, encoded by the coding sequence ATGAGCGCGCCCGACGACACCAAGGACAGCACGGCCACCAAGGACGTCAAGAACAGCAGGTCCTCGAAGGCCAACCGCCTGGACCTCGTCCAGCGCGTGGCCCTCCCGTTCGCCTGGTTGCTGCTCATCGTCGGGTTCGGTATTGCCAACCCCAGCGTCTTCCTCACGGCAGCGACCTTCCAGACGATGCTCGGGTCGCAGGCCGTGCTCCTCGTCCTGACGCTGGCTCTGATCGTGCCCCTGACGGCCGGCGACTACGACCTGTCGGTCGCCGGGGTGCTGACCCTGTCGGCGATGATGGTCGCCATCCTCAACGTCCAGCACGGCTGGCCGATCTGGGCGGCGGTGCTCGCAGCCCTGGCGATGGCGCTCGTAGTCGGTCTCGTGAACGGACTGATCATGGTCTACTTCGGCATCGAGTCGCTGATCGTCACCCTCGGCATGGGGACGCTCCTCACCGGAATCACGTTGTGGGCCAGCGACTCCGCCACGATCTCGGGCATTTCGCAGGGGCTGGTCGAGTACGTCATCGTCAAGCGATTCGCTGGCATCTCGCTGGCCTTCTTCTACGCGATCGCCCTGTGCGCAGTGCTCTGGTGGGTCCTCGAGTACACCTCGATCGGGCGCCGTCTGCTCTTCGTCGGCCGCGGCCGCAGCGTGTCCAAGCTCAGCGGGGTAAGGGTCGGACGCGTCCGGGTTGGTGCGCTCATGGGCTCCTCGGTCCTCGCCGCCCTGGCGGGGGTGCTGTACGCCGGGACGTCCGGTGGCGCAGACCCCAGCTCGGGCTCCAGCCTGCTGCTCCCGGCGTTCGCCGCTGCCTTCCTCGGCGCGACGAGCATCATGCCCGGACGCTTCAACCCGTGGGGCACCGCCATCGCGGTGTACTTCCTCGTCACCGGCATCACCGGGCTGCAGCTCATGGGTGTCCAGTCCTACGTCCAGCAGTTGTTCTACGGAGGCGCTCTTCTCGTCGCCGTCGCCCTGTCGCAGCTGGCCCGTGGCCGGGTCCCGCTGGACAACGGGTGA
- a CDS encoding sugar ABC transporter ATP-binding protein, producing the protein MPDVLEIEGLAKTFGGVKALQGVDLTVRAGEIHGLLGQNGSGKSTLIKVLAGFHQPDPGGRLRVNGQEVSLPLAPGEYKSLGMRFVHQDLGLIPSLTVLENLFLDELATEASVAIPWKQWRGRARTLMQRYGVELNPSKLVSDLRPVERALLAIVRAVATAPSNGLLVLDEPTVFLPQDDTQMLFDVTRNVAGTGTGVLFVSHDLEEVKQLTDRFTVFRDGRVVGSGATADHTREQIVRLIVGHDLEAVSHRSAAQLAASPPAATVTGARGGLVAEASLVVHRGEVLGVTGLSGSGFEDLPYLMFGASSAEAGRIEIGSATTELRRQNPTKAFKQGLALVPADRPRDGAILSLSVLDNVSMQTLPTYQRGPFLRRRKMQEETRKVLSTFDVRPSDPTLPCSSLSGGNQQKVLMAKWLQTRPTVLMVHEPTQGVDVGAREEIFSVLRSATAEGMGVLCASSDHEQLALICDRVLIFRQGLIVAELTGDQISKERLSELSYAVQDPSKDLAS; encoded by the coding sequence ATGCCCGACGTTCTCGAGATCGAGGGCCTGGCCAAGACGTTCGGCGGCGTCAAGGCACTGCAGGGCGTGGACCTCACGGTGAGAGCCGGTGAGATCCACGGCCTGCTCGGCCAGAACGGCTCCGGCAAGTCGACCCTGATCAAGGTCCTCGCCGGCTTCCACCAGCCCGATCCCGGCGGACGCCTGCGGGTCAACGGCCAAGAGGTCTCGCTGCCGCTCGCCCCGGGCGAGTACAAGTCGCTGGGCATGCGCTTCGTCCACCAGGACCTCGGCCTGATCCCCTCGCTCACCGTCCTGGAGAACCTCTTCCTCGACGAGCTCGCCACCGAGGCCTCGGTGGCGATCCCGTGGAAGCAGTGGCGGGGCCGGGCGCGCACGCTCATGCAGCGGTACGGCGTGGAGCTCAACCCCTCGAAGCTGGTCAGTGACCTGCGCCCGGTGGAGCGGGCCCTGCTCGCCATCGTGCGGGCCGTCGCGACAGCGCCGAGCAACGGGTTGCTGGTCCTCGACGAGCCGACCGTCTTCCTTCCCCAGGACGACACCCAGATGCTTTTCGACGTCACCCGCAACGTCGCAGGCACGGGAACCGGGGTGTTGTTCGTCTCGCACGACCTCGAGGAGGTCAAGCAGCTCACGGACCGGTTCACCGTCTTCCGGGACGGCCGCGTCGTCGGCAGCGGTGCCACTGCCGACCACACCCGCGAGCAGATCGTGCGCCTCATCGTCGGGCACGACCTGGAAGCCGTGAGTCACCGCAGCGCGGCCCAGCTCGCCGCCTCGCCGCCGGCGGCGACGGTGACTGGTGCGCGTGGCGGCCTGGTCGCCGAGGCGTCGCTCGTGGTGCACCGTGGCGAGGTCCTCGGCGTGACAGGCCTCTCCGGGTCGGGCTTCGAGGACCTGCCTTACCTCATGTTCGGCGCCTCGAGCGCCGAGGCCGGTCGCATCGAGATCGGTTCTGCGACAACGGAACTGCGGCGACAGAACCCGACCAAGGCGTTCAAGCAGGGCCTGGCCCTCGTGCCGGCGGACCGGCCGCGCGACGGAGCCATCCTCAGCCTCTCGGTGCTGGACAACGTCAGCATGCAGACGTTGCCCACCTACCAGCGCGGGCCCTTCCTGCGGCGCAGGAAGATGCAGGAGGAGACGCGCAAGGTGTTGTCCACGTTCGACGTGCGACCGAGCGACCCCACCCTGCCCTGCTCGAGCCTCTCGGGCGGCAACCAGCAGAAGGTCCTGATGGCGAAGTGGCTGCAGACGCGCCCGACCGTCCTGATGGTCCACGAACCAACGCAGGGCGTCGACGTCGGCGCCCGCGAAGAGATTTTCTCAGTCTTGCGGTCAGCGACCGCAGAAGGGATGGGCGTGCTATGCGCCAGCAGCGATCACGAACAGTTGGCCCTGATCTGCGACCGGGTGCTGATCTTCCGTCAGGGCCTCATCGTGGCGGAGTTGACGGGAGACCAGATCAGCAAGGAGCGGCTCTCGGAGCTGTCGTACGCGGTGCAGGACCCGTCGAAGGACCTCGCGTCATGA
- a CDS encoding sugar ABC transporter substrate-binding protein, which produces MRRNLGAHALTASLAVVTALGLAGCSEGASPNGAAAATASGPAVDTSAAKAEIDKAKALATFTAPGPAFDVSKAQGKTIVNVSLNSTVPFNQIVDAAMGEAGKEAGVKVVQFTNQGQVSQWIQGVQSGIAQKADAIVLEGSPDPKLLGPQLAAAKAAGIPVISTHLYDESYVETAKKEQPNIAAFVDAHHYRAGTLMADYAIMNSGGHVNAYFVTSNEVQPAAGIAKAFKDELAAKCPATCKAEIVNIPISDWATKVATQVQTALLKDPSINYVVPVFDGMTSFLTTGITQAGKTGSVKIVAYNGTASVMKMIQDKNLVVAEVGEPLEWLGWANMDQVLRVLTGTEPVASEKTPLRVFDSTNVDEAGKPVNQKDGYGDPNQFKDGYRTLWGLK; this is translated from the coding sequence ATGCGGCGAAATCTCGGAGCGCACGCGCTGACGGCATCACTGGCGGTCGTCACCGCGCTGGGTCTGGCGGGTTGTTCGGAGGGCGCGAGCCCCAACGGTGCGGCCGCCGCAACCGCCTCCGGCCCGGCCGTCGACACCTCGGCCGCGAAGGCCGAGATCGACAAGGCCAAGGCCCTGGCGACCTTCACCGCGCCCGGCCCGGCGTTCGACGTGTCGAAGGCCCAGGGCAAGACGATCGTGAACGTCAGCCTGAACAGCACGGTGCCGTTCAACCAGATCGTCGATGCGGCGATGGGCGAGGCGGGGAAGGAGGCCGGCGTCAAGGTGGTGCAGTTCACCAACCAGGGCCAGGTCTCGCAGTGGATCCAGGGCGTCCAGAGCGGCATCGCCCAGAAGGCCGACGCCATCGTCCTCGAGGGTTCGCCCGACCCGAAGCTGCTCGGCCCCCAGCTGGCTGCCGCGAAGGCGGCGGGCATCCCGGTCATCAGCACCCACCTGTACGACGAGTCCTACGTCGAGACGGCCAAGAAGGAACAGCCGAACATCGCGGCCTTCGTGGACGCCCACCACTACCGGGCCGGGACCCTCATGGCCGACTACGCCATCATGAACTCCGGTGGCCACGTGAACGCCTACTTCGTGACGTCGAACGAGGTGCAACCTGCGGCAGGGATCGCCAAGGCTTTCAAGGACGAGCTCGCAGCCAAGTGCCCCGCCACGTGCAAGGCCGAGATCGTGAACATCCCCATCTCGGACTGGGCTACCAAGGTGGCGACCCAGGTGCAGACGGCGTTGCTGAAGGACCCCTCCATCAACTACGTGGTGCCGGTCTTCGACGGTATGACGTCCTTCCTCACCACCGGCATCACCCAGGCCGGCAAGACCGGGAGCGTCAAGATCGTGGCCTACAACGGCACCGCCTCGGTCATGAAGATGATCCAGGACAAGAACCTCGTCGTCGCCGAGGTCGGTGAGCCCCTCGAGTGGCTCGGCTGGGCCAACATGGACCAGGTCCTGCGGGTCCTGACCGGCACCGAACCCGTGGCCAGCGAGAAGACCCCGCTGCGCGTCTTCGACTCGACCAACGTCGACGAGGCCGGCAAGCCGGTCAACCAGAAGGATGGCTACGGCGACCCGAATCAGTTCAAGGACGGCTACCGGACCCTGTGGGGACTGAAGTAG